In Nocardioides cavernae, a single genomic region encodes these proteins:
- a CDS encoding MCE family protein, with protein MDLVKRFLVPLVVLGFVVAAAVSVLGGDTSKTLVAHFPRAISVYEGSDVRVLGVAVGTVTRVAPTGTDVTVTMTYDDEVKLPADARAVIIAPSVVGDRYVQLTPAYPGTGKVLADDAELTVEETAQPLELDQIYESLDRLNVALGPRGANKSGALSDLLSVTADNFGGQGTTFRQTIKDYSRLSSTLADNKEELFGSVEALGGFMETLADNDQTVRQFNQSLADVSTMLAGEREELVAATKNLSVALTSVKEFVEENKGSLSRNITGINRVAKVLVRQRAALDEILHVAPGALNNLALTYNPQAGTLDTRANFGESINQLEIDPAAFLCGFVGQVERSGQVCDRITDLLARPRAGALDRTAAPLPAQDVFDPTLGGLVAPDTEVER; from the coding sequence ATGGACCTCGTGAAGCGCTTCCTCGTCCCGCTCGTCGTGCTGGGCTTCGTCGTCGCGGCGGCCGTCAGCGTCCTGGGCGGCGACACGTCCAAGACCCTCGTCGCCCACTTCCCGCGCGCCATCTCCGTCTACGAGGGCAGCGACGTGCGCGTGCTCGGCGTGGCCGTCGGGACGGTGACGCGGGTCGCGCCGACCGGCACGGACGTGACCGTGACGATGACGTACGACGACGAGGTGAAGCTGCCGGCCGACGCCAGGGCGGTGATCATCGCGCCGTCGGTGGTGGGCGACCGCTACGTCCAGCTCACGCCCGCCTATCCGGGCACCGGCAAGGTCCTCGCCGACGACGCCGAGCTCACCGTCGAGGAGACGGCGCAGCCGCTCGAGCTCGACCAGATCTACGAGAGCCTCGACCGCCTCAACGTCGCCCTCGGGCCCCGCGGCGCCAACAAGTCCGGCGCCCTCTCCGACCTGCTGTCCGTCACGGCCGACAACTTCGGCGGCCAGGGCACGACCTTCCGGCAGACGATCAAGGACTACTCCCGGCTCAGCTCCACGCTCGCCGACAACAAGGAGGAGCTGTTCGGCTCGGTCGAGGCCCTCGGCGGCTTCATGGAGACCCTCGCCGACAACGACCAGACGGTGCGCCAGTTCAACCAGTCCCTCGCCGACGTGTCCACGATGCTGGCGGGGGAGCGCGAGGAGCTGGTCGCGGCGACGAAGAACCTCTCGGTGGCGCTCACCTCCGTCAAGGAGTTCGTGGAGGAGAACAAGGGGTCGCTGAGCCGCAACATCACCGGCATCAACCGGGTCGCCAAGGTGCTGGTGCGCCAGCGTGCGGCTCTCGATGAGATCCTCCACGTGGCCCCCGGTGCGCTCAACAACCTCGCGCTGACCTACAACCCGCAGGCCGGCACGCTCGACACGCGCGCCAACTTCGGCGAGTCCATCAACCAGCTCGAGATCGACCCGGCCGCGTTCCTGTGCGGCTTCGTCGGCCAGGTCGAGCGCTCGGGGCAGGTCTGTGACCGGATCACCGATCTGCTTGCCCGGCCCCGCGCCGGTGCGCTCGACCGCACGGCAGCGCCGCTGCCCGCGCAGGACGTCTTCGACCCGACCCTCGGCGGCCTCGTCGCGCCGGACACGGAGGTGGAGCGGTGA
- a CDS encoding MCE family protein has product MSRILDLRTSIDLVKLLVFVVVTSLATAVLVVTIGNLDFGSSREYKAEFTDATGVNKGDDIRVAGVRVGTVSEVEIVDRTRALITFSVDRDTAVNGGTNAAIRYRNLVGQRYLSLTQEVGDTRRLPAGSTIPVSRTTPALDLTVLFNGFKPLFEALSPDDVNQLSYELVQVFQGEGGTLEGLLAHTASVTSTLADRDEVIGDLIDNLSLVLDHVADRDKQLTRLIQSFRTLVGGLKKDRNAILGSLEEVSTLSVETASLIDGIREPFVKDIKELRTVAGNIDKNKAELDRAIQVLPIKLNKIGRTAIYGSFFNFYLCEFQGRVNLPQDVSIPVKYNTGSDRCDLG; this is encoded by the coding sequence ATGAGCCGGATCCTCGACCTCAGGACCTCGATCGACCTGGTCAAGCTGCTCGTCTTCGTCGTCGTCACCTCGCTCGCGACCGCGGTGCTGGTGGTGACCATCGGCAACCTCGACTTCGGGTCGTCGCGGGAGTACAAGGCGGAGTTCACCGACGCCACCGGCGTCAACAAGGGCGACGACATCCGCGTCGCCGGCGTCCGGGTCGGCACGGTCAGCGAGGTGGAGATCGTCGACCGCACCCGTGCGCTCATCACCTTCTCGGTCGACCGCGACACCGCGGTCAACGGCGGTACCAACGCTGCCATCCGCTACCGCAACCTGGTCGGGCAGCGCTACCTCTCGCTCACCCAGGAGGTGGGCGACACCCGGCGGCTGCCGGCCGGCTCGACGATCCCGGTGTCGCGGACCACGCCCGCGCTCGACCTCACCGTGCTCTTCAACGGCTTCAAGCCGCTCTTCGAGGCGCTCTCGCCCGACGACGTCAACCAGCTGTCGTACGAGCTCGTCCAGGTGTTCCAGGGCGAGGGCGGGACGTTGGAGGGGCTGCTCGCGCACACGGCGTCGGTCACGTCGACGCTCGCCGACCGCGACGAGGTCATCGGCGACCTCATCGACAACCTGTCGCTGGTGCTCGACCACGTCGCCGACCGCGACAAACAGCTCACCCGGCTGATCCAGTCGTTCCGCACGCTCGTCGGCGGGCTGAAGAAGGACCGCAACGCGATCCTCGGCTCGCTCGAGGAGGTCTCCACGCTGTCGGTCGAGACCGCCTCCCTCATCGACGGCATCCGCGAGCCCTTCGTGAAGGACATCAAGGAGCTACGCACGGTGGCCGGCAACATCGACAAGAACAAGGCCGAGCTCGACCGCGCCATCCAGGTGCTGCCGATCAAGCTCAACAAGATCGGACGCACGGCGATCTACGGCTCGTTCTTCAACTTCTACCTCTGCGAGTTCCAGGGCCGCGTGAACCTGCCCCAGGACGTCTCGATCCCGGTGAAGTACAACACCGGCTCCGACAGGTGTGATCTCGGATGA
- a CDS encoding MCE family protein, producing the protein MTRLKVLVLGVLVTLFLSACEASVYSLPLPGGPDVGEDPMTVKVEFADVLDLVPQSTVKVNDVSVGKVSAIDLEGYQALVTLEIQRDVDLPGNAVAELRQTSLLGEKFVELSAPDEGAIPSRLRDGAVIPIERAGRNPEVEEVLGALSLLLNGGGVAQLKTITQELNRALEGREDSARSVLRNLRTFTGQLDENKTDIVDAIESLNRLALAAEKQLPTIDKALDELPSALDSIDRQRDDLVEMLAALDRLSSVAVDVITRSKGATITSLQRLDPVLTQLAASGDDFTNAFHVFLTYPFVDEVVGRDPQVARNLHMGDYTNLSITLDVDLTGIPTTIPTTLPTEACIPLSALPQDGPLPDTSKLCQDALDAINKCLEGLRRGDVAACVGLPGSVISVVCQQYPVPGLCGGSGDPTVPLPTPTVPSLPVPSIPTITLPGLPRPGAYPADAPPDRGRGPTIGELAEVYDPALVSLLVPAMVTR; encoded by the coding sequence GTGACCCGGCTCAAGGTGCTCGTCCTCGGCGTGCTCGTCACGCTGTTCCTGTCCGCCTGCGAGGCCAGCGTCTACTCGCTGCCGCTCCCGGGCGGACCCGACGTGGGCGAGGACCCGATGACGGTCAAGGTGGAGTTCGCCGACGTCCTCGACCTGGTGCCGCAGTCGACGGTCAAGGTCAACGACGTGAGCGTCGGCAAGGTGTCCGCCATCGACCTCGAGGGCTACCAGGCCCTCGTCACGCTCGAGATCCAGCGCGACGTGGACCTCCCCGGCAATGCGGTCGCCGAGCTGCGCCAGACCAGCCTGCTCGGCGAGAAGTTCGTCGAGCTCAGCGCCCCCGACGAGGGCGCGATCCCGTCCCGGCTCCGGGACGGGGCGGTCATCCCCATCGAGCGCGCCGGTCGCAACCCGGAGGTCGAGGAGGTGCTGGGCGCCCTGAGCCTGCTGCTCAACGGCGGCGGCGTCGCGCAGCTCAAGACCATCACCCAGGAGCTCAACCGGGCCCTCGAGGGCCGCGAGGACTCCGCGCGCTCCGTGCTGCGCAACCTGCGCACCTTCACCGGCCAGCTCGACGAGAACAAGACCGACATCGTCGACGCCATCGAGTCCCTCAACCGGCTCGCGCTCGCGGCGGAGAAGCAGCTGCCGACGATCGACAAGGCGCTGGACGAGCTGCCCAGCGCGCTCGACTCCATCGACCGCCAGCGCGACGACCTCGTCGAGATGCTCGCCGCCCTCGACCGCCTGTCGTCGGTCGCGGTCGACGTGATCACCCGCTCCAAGGGCGCCACCATCACCTCGCTCCAGCGCCTCGACCCGGTGCTGACCCAGCTCGCCGCGTCCGGTGACGACTTCACCAACGCGTTCCACGTCTTCCTCACCTACCCGTTCGTCGACGAGGTCGTCGGCCGGGACCCCCAGGTGGCGCGCAACCTGCACATGGGCGACTACACCAACCTGTCGATCACCCTCGACGTCGACCTGACCGGGATCCCGACGACGATCCCGACCACGTTGCCGACCGAGGCGTGCATCCCGCTGAGCGCCCTGCCGCAGGACGGCCCGCTGCCCGACACCAGCAAGCTGTGCCAGGACGCGCTCGACGCGATCAACAAGTGCCTGGAAGGACTGCGTCGCGGCGACGTGGCAGCGTGCGTCGGCCTGCCGGGGTCGGTCATCAGCGTGGTGTGCCAGCAGTACCCCGTGCCCGGCCTCTGCGGTGGCTCGGGGGACCCGACCGTCCCGCTGCCGACGCCCACGGTGCCGAGCCTCCCCGTCCCGTCGATCCCGACGATCACCCTTCCCGGCCTGCCCCGGCCCGGGGCGTACCCAGCCGACGCCCCACCCGACAGGGGACGGGGACCGACGATCGGCGAGCTCGCCGAGGTCTACGACCCCGCGCTCGTGAGCCTCCTCGTCCCGGCGATGGTGACGCGATGA
- a CDS encoding J domain-containing protein, whose amino-acid sequence MSDAPTWYDVLDVPRDASNDDVRTAWKGRIADLEPGDRRFDTLNRAAKVLLDPPAREAYDARLDPEPVLPPDEESAPAPVTGPSRTRPGLATLLRRPPTDGAPSRGVPTWLLAGLGVLAAGLVVATAWTWTQGEAAGDDSAARAAQVAAERAVVPVLSYDYESLEADQQEAQALMTGGYREEYDKLFTVLEDNAPQTQTKVGASVVASGVVRASADRVQVLVFVDRPTTNKLNAEPVVYKDQVTVSMQRVDGDWLVDDLVTSPTPG is encoded by the coding sequence GTGAGCGACGCACCCACCTGGTACGACGTCCTCGACGTGCCGCGCGACGCCTCGAACGACGACGTCCGCACCGCCTGGAAGGGCCGGATCGCCGACCTCGAGCCGGGCGACCGCCGCTTCGACACCCTCAACCGGGCCGCGAAGGTGCTCCTCGACCCGCCCGCACGTGAGGCGTACGACGCCCGCCTGGACCCCGAGCCCGTGCTCCCGCCGGACGAGGAGAGCGCCCCGGCGCCCGTCACGGGACCCTCGCGCACGAGGCCGGGCCTCGCCACCCTCCTCCGCCGTCCCCCGACCGACGGAGCACCGTCGCGAGGGGTGCCGACCTGGCTCCTTGCCGGGCTGGGCGTCCTCGCGGCCGGGCTCGTGGTCGCGACCGCCTGGACGTGGACGCAGGGCGAGGCCGCCGGGGACGACTCGGCTGCCCGGGCCGCCCAGGTCGCCGCGGAGCGCGCCGTCGTACCCGTGCTGTCCTACGACTACGAGTCGCTCGAGGCCGACCAGCAGGAGGCCCAGGCGCTGATGACCGGCGGCTACCGGGAGGAGTACGACAAGCTCTTCACGGTCCTGGAGGACAACGCACCGCAGACGCAGACGAAGGTCGGCGCCTCGGTCGTCGCCTCCGGGGTCGTGCGGGCGAGCGCCGACCGGGTGCAGGTGCTGGTCTTCGTGGACCGCCCCACGACCAACAAGCTCAACGCAGAACCGGTGGTCTACAAGGACCAGGTGACCGTGTCGATGCAGCGCGTGGACGGCGACTGGCTGGTCGACGACCTGGTCACCTCCCCCACCCCGGGGTAG
- a CDS encoding MCE family protein — MITRRTKLQLLVFAIITLVGVSFVGARYARLDRLVMDQSYAVVAHFADSGGAFAGAEVSYRGVRVGEVKELVLTDDGVDIVLDIDEEHDDIPADAHALVGNRSAVGEQYVELQPQSDDGPYLKDGSEIARDVTTTPIQTDTLLTHLDETVRSVDQDDLRTVTSELGLAFNGAGDDLQTILDSSSAFITAAEQNFDVTVDLIRDSNTVLNGQIDSERAFRRFARDLSVFSTTVADHDRDLRRLIEDGSLGANELRVFLEDNEVELGDLINNLVTTGEIVVKHLDGIEQLLVIYPYVVEGGYTVVSRSPGTGLYDAHFGMVLTSDPHVCLGGYEGTDRRSPLDGSDAAMDEGAGCTEPASKSNARGAQNIQAPRAATGWGAADFAYDPETGAVTSDPAEIERLTGSRAAAPRTLGEDSWKWLYLEPLLGDGVTSGAEGR, encoded by the coding sequence ATGATCACCCGCCGGACCAAGCTGCAGCTGCTCGTCTTCGCGATCATCACCCTGGTCGGCGTCAGCTTCGTGGGCGCCCGCTACGCGCGGCTCGACCGCCTCGTCATGGACCAGAGCTACGCCGTGGTGGCGCACTTCGCCGACTCGGGCGGCGCCTTCGCGGGAGCGGAGGTGTCCTACCGCGGCGTGCGCGTGGGAGAGGTGAAGGAGCTCGTCCTCACCGACGACGGCGTCGACATCGTGCTCGACATCGACGAGGAGCACGACGACATCCCGGCCGACGCGCACGCGCTGGTCGGCAACCGGTCGGCCGTCGGCGAGCAGTACGTCGAGCTGCAGCCGCAGAGCGACGACGGCCCGTACTTGAAGGACGGTTCGGAGATCGCGCGCGACGTGACGACGACCCCGATCCAGACCGACACCTTGCTGACCCACCTCGACGAGACGGTCCGCAGCGTCGACCAGGACGACCTGCGCACCGTGACCTCGGAGCTCGGCCTCGCGTTCAACGGCGCCGGCGACGACCTGCAGACCATCCTCGACAGCAGCAGCGCGTTCATCACGGCGGCCGAGCAGAACTTCGACGTCACCGTCGACCTCATCCGCGACAGCAACACGGTCCTCAACGGGCAGATCGACTCCGAGCGCGCCTTCCGTCGCTTCGCGCGGGACCTCTCGGTGTTCTCCACCACGGTGGCCGACCACGACCGCGACCTGCGCCGGCTGATCGAGGACGGCTCGCTCGGCGCCAACGAGCTGCGCGTCTTCCTCGAGGACAACGAGGTGGAGCTCGGCGACCTCATCAACAACCTGGTCACCACCGGCGAGATCGTGGTCAAGCACCTCGACGGCATCGAGCAGCTCCTGGTGATCTACCCCTACGTCGTCGAGGGCGGCTACACCGTCGTGTCGAGGTCACCCGGCACCGGCCTGTACGACGCCCACTTCGGCATGGTGCTGACCTCCGACCCGCACGTGTGCCTGGGCGGCTACGAGGGCACCGACCGCCGCTCGCCCCTCGACGGCAGCGACGCCGCGATGGACGAGGGCGCCGGCTGCACCGAGCCCGCCTCGAAGTCCAACGCACGCGGCGCGCAGAACATCCAGGCGCCCCGGGCGGCCACCGGATGGGGTGCCGCGGACTTCGCGTACGACCCGGAGACGGGCGCCGTGACCTCCGACCCCGCGGAGATCGAGCGGCTCACCGGGTCGCGTGCGGCGGCGCCGCGCACGCTGGGGGAGGACAGCTGGAAGTGGCTCTACCTCGAGCCGCTGCTGGGTGACGGCGTGACCTCCGGGGCAGAGGGTCGTTGA
- a CDS encoding MCE family protein, producing MSLVVMAMVLAAALRADDLPIIGGGDTYHAMFTEAGGLKVNDEVRIAGVRVGKVDEVELAGDEVRVSFKVDDAADFGSDTRAAIKVKTILGAMFLALEPAGGGRLDEGATIPAARTSSPFDVVEAFEGLASTSDQIDTDQLAESLTTLADLTRNTPEEFRGALDGLSRLSSNVAAKDEQLNTLLVNLERVSTVLDERDQDIVKLMEDSDVLFRALVARREAVHDLLVSSTTLSKELTLLIDQSREDLKPALAHLENVVAVLNKNEDNLDSSLRLMAPFYRVFANTLGTGPWFDTWISNFPPVPQVG from the coding sequence GTGAGCCTCGTCGTGATGGCGATGGTCCTGGCGGCCGCGCTGCGCGCCGACGACCTGCCGATCATCGGTGGTGGCGACACCTACCACGCGATGTTCACCGAGGCCGGCGGGCTCAAGGTCAACGACGAGGTCCGCATCGCCGGCGTACGCGTGGGCAAGGTCGACGAGGTCGAGCTCGCCGGCGACGAGGTGCGGGTCAGCTTCAAGGTCGACGACGCCGCCGACTTCGGCAGCGACACCCGCGCCGCGATCAAGGTCAAGACGATCCTCGGGGCGATGTTCCTGGCGCTCGAGCCGGCCGGCGGCGGCCGCCTCGACGAGGGGGCCACCATCCCCGCGGCGCGCACCTCCTCGCCCTTCGACGTGGTCGAGGCATTCGAGGGCCTCGCCTCGACCTCCGACCAGATCGACACCGACCAGCTCGCCGAGTCGCTCACCACGCTCGCCGACCTCACCCGCAACACCCCCGAGGAGTTCCGCGGCGCGCTCGACGGCCTGAGCCGGCTCTCGTCCAACGTCGCGGCCAAGGACGAGCAGCTCAACACCCTGCTGGTCAACCTCGAACGCGTCTCGACCGTCCTCGACGAGCGAGACCAGGACATCGTCAAGCTGATGGAGGACAGCGACGTGCTGTTCCGGGCCCTCGTCGCCCGGCGCGAGGCCGTGCACGACCTGCTGGTGTCCAGCACGACGCTCTCGAAGGAGCTCACGCTGCTCATCGACCAGTCGCGCGAGGACCTCAAGCCCGCGCTCGCCCACCTCGAGAACGTCGTTGCGGTCCTCAACAAGAACGAGGACAACCTCGACAGCAGCCTGCGGCTGATGGCGCCCTTCTACCGCGTCTTCGCCAACACGCTCGGCACCGGTCCGTGGTTCGACACGTGGATCTCCAACTTCCCGCCTGTCCCGCAGGTGGGCTGA
- the rpoB gene encoding DNA-directed RNA polymerase subunit beta, translated as MRSSAGNHRRTSFAKITEPLEVPPLISLQTSSFDWLVGGERWEAEVAARRAAGEDVSEKTGLQEIFEEISPIEDFSETMMLSFDNPVFLDEKYTEEECKEKDFTYSRPLYVSAEFMNHETGEIKGQTVFMGDFPMMTRKGTFIINGTERVVVSQLVRSPGVYFESSPDKTSDKDIFTAKLIPSRGAWLEFEIDKRDLVGVRLDRKRKQNVTVLLKALGWTTDQIREEFGQYESMMLTLEKDSVRYEVVFEELQKKARGEAPTAEQVNDEVTRLALLDIYRKLRPGEPPTAEAAQTLLNNYYFNPKRYDLAKVGRYKINKKLGLHEAFDQQTLTIDDVVAAIRYVVQLHAAGVQADSPDLVDAEGNVVEGPDGAPVKVQPDDIDHFGNRRMRTVGELIQNQLRTGLARMERVVRERMTTQDVEAITPQSLINIRPVVAALKEFFGTSQLSQFMDQTNPIAGLTHKRRLSALGPGGLSRDRAGMEVRDVHPSHYGRMCPIETPEGPNIGLIGSLASYGRINPFGFVETPYRRVVKGVVTDEIDYLTADDEDRYVIAQANAPLDAKMKFVEDRVLVRQQKGEVDAILAEEVDYMDVSPRQMVSVATALIPFLEHDDANRALMGANMQRQAVPLVVSDSPLVGTGMEYRAAVDAGDVVVADNAGVVKEVSADAIETMNDDGTYQTYKLAKFKRSNQGTCINQRPLVKAGDRLEVGTPIADGPCTDDAEMALGTNLLVAFMPWQGHNYEDAIILSQRLVQEDVLTSIHIEEHEVDARDTKLGPEEITRDIPNISEEGLADLDERGIIRIGAEVTTGDILVGKVTPKGETELTPEERLLRAIFGEKAREVRDTSMKVPHGESGTVIGVRVFDREEGDDLPPGVNQLVRVYVAQKRKISVGDKLAGRHGNKGVIAKILPVEDMPFMEDGTPVDVVLNPLGVPRRMNIGQILELHLGWLAKQGWDLDLSGEKGNADWKQRLIDIGADKATPNTKVATPVFDGAREDEITGLLGATLPNRDGERMVKEDGKAALFDGRSGEPFPEPVAVGYMYILKLHHLVDDKIHARSTGPYSMITQQPLGGKAQFGGQRFGEMEVWAMEAYGAAYALQELLTIKSDDVPGRVKVYEAIVKGENIPDSGIPESFKVLVKEMQSLCLNVEVLSQDGSAISLKDAEEDVFRAAEELGIDLSRREPSSVEEV; from the coding sequence GTGCGCAGCTCTGCTGGTAACCACCGTCGCACCTCTTTCGCAAAGATCACCGAACCTCTCGAGGTTCCCCCCCTCATCTCGCTCCAGACGAGCAGCTTCGACTGGCTGGTCGGCGGAGAGCGCTGGGAGGCGGAGGTGGCCGCCCGTCGGGCTGCCGGTGAGGACGTCTCCGAGAAGACCGGTCTGCAGGAGATCTTCGAGGAGATCTCCCCGATCGAGGACTTCTCCGAGACGATGATGCTCTCCTTCGACAACCCGGTCTTCCTCGACGAGAAGTACACCGAGGAGGAGTGCAAGGAGAAGGACTTCACCTACTCCCGCCCGCTCTACGTCTCGGCCGAGTTCATGAACCACGAGACCGGTGAGATCAAGGGCCAGACGGTCTTCATGGGCGACTTCCCCATGATGACCCGCAAGGGCACCTTCATCATCAACGGCACCGAGCGCGTCGTCGTGTCGCAGCTCGTGCGCTCGCCCGGCGTCTACTTCGAGTCGAGCCCCGACAAGACGTCCGACAAGGACATCTTCACCGCCAAGCTCATCCCGAGCCGCGGCGCCTGGCTCGAGTTCGAGATCGACAAGCGCGACCTGGTGGGCGTGCGTCTGGACCGCAAGCGCAAGCAGAACGTCACCGTCCTGCTCAAGGCGCTCGGCTGGACCACCGACCAGATCCGCGAGGAGTTCGGTCAGTACGAGTCGATGATGCTGACCCTCGAGAAGGACAGCGTCCGCTACGAGGTCGTGTTCGAGGAGCTGCAGAAGAAGGCGCGGGGCGAGGCCCCGACCGCCGAGCAGGTCAACGACGAGGTCACCCGCCTCGCGCTGCTCGACATCTACCGCAAGCTCCGTCCCGGCGAGCCGCCGACGGCCGAGGCGGCGCAGACGCTCCTCAACAACTACTACTTCAACCCGAAGCGCTACGACCTGGCGAAGGTCGGCCGCTACAAGATCAACAAGAAGCTCGGCCTCCACGAGGCGTTCGACCAGCAGACGCTGACCATCGACGACGTCGTCGCCGCCATCCGCTACGTCGTGCAGCTGCACGCCGCGGGTGTCCAGGCCGACTCGCCCGACCTGGTCGACGCCGAGGGCAACGTCGTCGAGGGTCCTGACGGTGCTCCCGTCAAGGTCCAGCCCGACGACATCGACCACTTCGGCAACCGCCGCATGCGCACCGTGGGCGAGCTCATCCAGAACCAGCTCCGCACGGGCCTGGCCCGCATGGAGCGCGTGGTCCGCGAGCGGATGACGACCCAGGACGTCGAGGCCATCACGCCGCAGTCCCTGATCAACATCCGTCCCGTGGTCGCGGCGCTGAAGGAGTTCTTCGGCACCTCGCAGCTCTCGCAGTTCATGGACCAGACCAACCCGATCGCCGGCCTGACGCACAAGCGTCGCCTGTCGGCCCTCGGTCCCGGTGGTCTGTCGCGCGACCGCGCCGGCATGGAGGTCCGTGACGTCCACCCGTCGCACTACGGCCGCATGTGCCCCATCGAGACGCCTGAAGGCCCCAACATCGGCCTGATCGGCTCGCTGGCCTCCTACGGTCGGATCAACCCGTTCGGCTTCGTCGAGACCCCTTACCGCCGTGTGGTCAAGGGTGTCGTCACCGACGAGATCGACTACCTGACCGCCGACGACGAGGACCGCTACGTCATCGCCCAGGCCAACGCGCCGCTCGACGCGAAGATGAAGTTCGTCGAGGACCGCGTCCTGGTGCGTCAGCAGAAGGGTGAGGTCGACGCGATCCTGGCCGAGGAGGTCGACTACATGGACGTCTCGCCGCGCCAGATGGTGTCGGTCGCGACGGCCCTGATCCCCTTCCTCGAGCACGACGACGCCAACCGCGCGCTCATGGGCGCCAACATGCAGCGTCAGGCCGTCCCGCTGGTCGTCAGCGACAGCCCGCTCGTCGGCACCGGCATGGAGTACCGCGCCGCCGTCGACGCCGGTGACGTGGTCGTGGCCGACAACGCCGGAGTGGTGAAGGAGGTGTCCGCCGACGCCATCGAGACGATGAACGACGACGGCACCTACCAGACCTACAAGCTGGCCAAGTTCAAGCGCTCCAACCAGGGCACCTGCATCAACCAGCGCCCGCTGGTGAAGGCCGGCGACCGCCTCGAGGTCGGCACGCCGATCGCCGACGGTCCCTGCACGGACGACGCCGAGATGGCGCTGGGCACCAACCTGCTCGTCGCCTTCATGCCCTGGCAGGGTCACAACTACGAGGACGCGATCATCCTCAGCCAGCGCCTGGTGCAGGAGGACGTCCTCACCTCGATCCACATCGAGGAGCACGAGGTCGACGCCCGCGACACCAAGCTCGGCCCCGAGGAGATCACGCGGGACATCCCGAACATCTCCGAGGAGGGCCTGGCCGACCTCGACGAGCGCGGGATCATCCGCATCGGCGCCGAGGTCACCACCGGTGACATCCTGGTCGGCAAGGTCACGCCCAAGGGCGAGACCGAGCTCACCCCCGAGGAGCGCCTGCTCCGCGCGATCTTCGGTGAGAAGGCGCGCGAGGTGCGCGACACCTCGATGAAGGTGCCCCACGGTGAGTCCGGCACGGTCATCGGCGTGCGGGTCTTCGACCGCGAGGAGGGCGACGACCTTCCCCCCGGCGTGAACCAGCTGGTCCGCGTCTACGTCGCCCAGAAGCGCAAGATCTCGGTCGGCGACAAGCTCGCCGGACGCCACGGCAACAAGGGCGTCATCGCCAAGATCCTGCCCGTCGAGGACATGCCGTTCATGGAGGACGGCACCCCGGTCGACGTCGTGCTCAACCCGCTGGGTGTGCCGCGACGGATGAACATCGGCCAGATCCTCGAGCTCCACCTCGGCTGGCTCGCCAAGCAGGGTTGGGACCTCGACCTGTCCGGTGAGAAGGGCAACGCCGACTGGAAGCAGCGCCTGATCGACATCGGCGCCGACAAGGCCACGCCCAACACCAAGGTCGCCACCCCGGTGTTCGACGGTGCGCGCGAGGACGAGATCACCGGCCTGCTCGGTGCCACGCTCCCCAACCGCGACGGTGAGCGGATGGTCAAGGAGGACGGCAAGGCCGCCCTCTTCGACGGTCGTTCGGGTGAGCCGTTCCCGGAGCCGGTGGCTGTCGGCTACATGTACATCCTCAAGCTGCACCACCTCGTCGACGACAAGATCCACGCTCGCTCGACCGGCCCCTACTCGATGATCACGCAGCAGCCCCTGGGTGGTAAGGCCCAGTTCGGTGGCCAGCGGTTCGGTGAGATGGAGGTCTGGGCGATGGAGGCCTACGGCGCCGCCTACGCCCTGCAGGAGCTGCTGACGATCAAGTCGGACGACGTTCCGGGCCGCGTGAAGGTCTACGAGGCCATCGTGAAGGGCGAGAACATCCCCGACTCGGGCATCCCCGAGTCGTTCAAGGTGCTCGTCAAGGAGATGCAGTCGCTCTGCCTCAACGTCGAGGTGCTGTCGCAGGACGGCAGCGCGATCTCGCTCAAGGACGCCGAGGAAGACGTCTTCCGGGCGGCCGAGGAGCTTGGCATCGACCTGTCCCGCCGCGAGCCCAGCTCCGTCGAAGAAGTCTGA